The following proteins come from a genomic window of Methanobacterium sp.:
- the ppsA gene encoding phosphoenolpyruvate synthase yields MEYVEFFEELKKEDVDIAGGKGANLGELTQSGIPVPPGFVITSATYQKFLNETGITQEIMDILDALDVNNNKELQESARKIKKIINETEIPDEISSLIIEAYNALCHRIGKENAFVAVRSSATAEDLPEASFAGQQDTYLNVKGPEDLIKYVRKCWASLFGARAIFYREENDFDHSKVYIAVVVQEMVDAEKAGVMFTVHPSTGEEKILIEGAWGLGEGVVSGTVTPDTYWMDKVTGKILEKQVSEKKTMFQKKTENGQTVQVPVPDELKNKQVLNEHELAQLVELGKNIHEHYQFPQDTEWAIENGKIFMLQSRPVTTLDMALGKGKALNEGERTVITKGLGASPGMASGTVKIINSTDELDKVQQGDILVTVMTTPDMVPAMKRANGIITDEGGVTCHAAIVSRELGIPCVVGTGDATSILPENSQVTLDGNKGIVWEGKLVETEKKPESVEEPSVVVQAPLTVTEVKVNVSMAEAAKKAAATGADGVGLLRTEHMMLTTGIHPKKYIQEGNEAELVRVLVEGILKVADSFYPKPVWYRTLDAPTDEFQSLDGGEGEPYEHNPMLGWRGIRRELDEPEILLAEFKAIKKLHEQGYTNIGIMLPLVQHSDELKEAKKIAEKAGLKPQKNIEFGIMVETPAAAMTIEDFIAEGLDFVSFGTNDLTQYTLAIDRNNEKVADLYTESHPAVLKLIERVIVECNKAGVKTSICGQAGSIPSIVEKLVELGITSVSANTDAVATVRETVARVEKKLLLKAARKMMQE; encoded by the coding sequence ATGGAGTATGTCGAATTTTTCGAGGAGCTTAAAAAGGAAGATGTGGACATAGCTGGTGGAAAAGGCGCCAACCTGGGAGAACTGACCCAATCAGGGATACCAGTTCCTCCTGGATTCGTGATAACCTCCGCTACCTATCAGAAATTCTTAAATGAAACTGGAATCACCCAGGAAATAATGGACATTCTTGATGCGCTGGATGTAAACAACAACAAAGAACTTCAGGAATCTGCTCGTAAAATTAAAAAAATCATCAATGAAACTGAAATCCCAGACGAAATAAGCAGCCTCATCATAGAGGCATACAACGCATTATGTCACCGCATAGGAAAAGAAAACGCTTTTGTAGCCGTAAGATCTTCTGCTACTGCAGAGGATCTGCCTGAAGCATCTTTCGCAGGTCAACAAGACACTTATCTAAATGTTAAAGGTCCTGAAGATCTTATCAAATATGTTAGAAAATGTTGGGCTTCCCTTTTCGGAGCCAGAGCAATATTTTACAGGGAAGAAAACGATTTTGACCACTCTAAAGTCTACATAGCCGTAGTGGTCCAGGAAATGGTGGATGCTGAGAAGGCTGGAGTAATGTTCACTGTACATCCCTCAACTGGTGAGGAAAAAATTCTAATTGAAGGAGCATGGGGTCTTGGAGAAGGAGTTGTATCTGGAACTGTCACCCCAGACACTTACTGGATGGATAAAGTTACAGGAAAAATTCTGGAAAAACAAGTCAGTGAGAAAAAGACAATGTTCCAGAAAAAAACAGAAAATGGGCAGACTGTACAAGTACCTGTCCCTGATGAACTTAAAAATAAACAAGTTTTAAATGAACATGAATTAGCTCAATTGGTTGAACTCGGGAAAAACATTCATGAACACTACCAATTCCCACAAGACACAGAATGGGCCATTGAAAATGGTAAAATATTCATGTTACAATCCCGGCCAGTGACCACACTGGACATGGCCTTGGGCAAAGGAAAAGCCTTAAATGAAGGTGAACGTACCGTAATCACCAAAGGATTAGGAGCCAGCCCTGGAATGGCATCTGGAACGGTAAAAATTATTAACAGTACTGATGAACTGGACAAAGTCCAGCAAGGAGACATATTGGTAACAGTAATGACCACCCCTGATATGGTGCCTGCCATGAAACGAGCCAATGGAATCATCACTGATGAAGGTGGTGTAACTTGTCACGCAGCCATTGTATCTCGAGAACTGGGAATACCATGTGTGGTGGGAACTGGAGATGCTACATCAATACTCCCTGAAAACAGCCAAGTGACCTTGGATGGAAACAAAGGAATAGTATGGGAAGGAAAACTAGTTGAAACTGAGAAAAAACCAGAATCAGTAGAAGAACCAAGCGTGGTAGTACAAGCACCATTAACAGTCACCGAGGTAAAAGTAAATGTTAGCATGGCTGAAGCAGCTAAAAAAGCAGCTGCAACTGGTGCTGACGGAGTCGGACTCCTCAGAACAGAACATATGATGCTCACTACTGGAATACATCCTAAAAAGTACATCCAAGAAGGTAATGAAGCAGAACTAGTAAGAGTACTTGTAGAGGGCATACTAAAAGTAGCTGACAGTTTCTACCCCAAACCAGTATGGTACCGTACCTTAGATGCTCCAACTGATGAATTCCAATCCCTTGATGGCGGGGAAGGGGAACCATATGAACACAACCCCATGTTAGGTTGGAGAGGAATACGCAGAGAACTGGACGAACCAGAAATACTCCTGGCAGAATTCAAGGCTATTAAAAAATTACACGAACAGGGATATACAAACATAGGTATCATGTTGCCATTGGTACAACACTCTGACGAACTAAAAGAGGCCAAAAAAATAGCTGAAAAAGCAGGACTTAAACCTCAGAAAAACATTGAATTCGGAATTATGGTGGAAACACCAGCAGCAGCCATGACCATAGAAGACTTCATTGCTGAAGGACTTGATTTTGTCAGCTTTGGAACCAACGACCTAACCCAATACACCCTGGCCATAGACCGAAACAACGAAAAAGTGGCAGACCTATACACAGAAAGCCATCCAGCCGTCTTAAAACTCATAGAAAGAGTTATAGTTGAATGTAACAAGGCAGGAGTAAAAACCAGTATCTGCGGACAAGCTGGGAGCATACCTTCAATTGTTGAAAAACTGGTGGAACTGGGAATCACTTCAGTATCAGCTAATACTGATGCAGTGGCCACAGTACGCGAAACAGTGGCACGAGTGGAGAAAAAACTACTCTTAAAGGCTGCCCGGAAGATGATGCAAGAATAA
- the mfnA gene encoding tyrosine decarboxylase MfnA has protein sequence MQDKGIPKEQIYQMLRKYKNNDLTHRSGKILGSMCTCPDPVGVKAYSMFLESNLGDPGLFPGTKALENEVIAMLGEILGKKDVHGHIITGGTEANLMAMRAARNLCNVKDPEIIVPKSAHFSFKKAADMLCLDLKVADLDEDYKMDLASVENLISPNTVSVVGVAGTTELGKIDPISDLSNICLENDIYLHVDAAFGGYSIPFLKDVGYDLPEFDFSLPGVSSITIDPHKMGLAPIPTGGILFRERKFLEVMAIETPYLTEDLQSTVVGTRTGAATAATWALLKYLGRGGYQEVSRKCMEITYILAEGVEKAGFELITHPELNIVAFRSSEISVEEIARKLENKGWAVSLASYPKAIRIIVMPHLKLEHIEAFINDLNHI, from the coding sequence ATGCAAGATAAGGGAATACCAAAAGAGCAAATATATCAAATGCTCCGGAAATATAAAAACAATGACCTTACGCACCGTTCAGGTAAGATATTAGGTTCTATGTGTACTTGTCCTGATCCTGTAGGTGTTAAAGCATATTCCATGTTTTTAGAGTCAAACTTGGGAGATCCTGGCTTATTCCCTGGAACAAAAGCCCTTGAAAATGAAGTAATAGCCATGTTGGGTGAAATACTGGGAAAAAAAGATGTCCATGGTCACATAATAACTGGTGGGACTGAAGCCAACCTCATGGCCATGCGGGCAGCCCGTAACTTGTGTAATGTGAAAGATCCAGAGATAATTGTGCCAAAATCTGCTCATTTTTCATTTAAAAAAGCTGCAGATATGCTATGCCTTGATTTAAAGGTTGCAGATTTGGATGAAGACTACAAGATGGACCTGGCTTCAGTGGAAAACCTGATTTCCCCTAACACCGTGTCAGTTGTTGGAGTAGCTGGAACCACCGAACTGGGGAAAATAGACCCAATAAGTGATCTTTCCAATATTTGCTTGGAAAATGATATCTATTTGCATGTTGACGCTGCTTTTGGCGGTTACAGCATCCCATTCCTTAAGGATGTTGGTTATGATCTGCCAGAATTCGATTTTTCACTTCCCGGGGTCTCATCTATAACCATTGATCCACATAAGATGGGCCTAGCACCTATACCCACCGGAGGAATACTTTTCAGGGAACGGAAGTTTTTGGAGGTTATGGCTATTGAAACACCCTATCTCACTGAAGATTTGCAATCCACAGTTGTGGGTACACGTACCGGGGCAGCCACAGCTGCAACTTGGGCTCTTTTGAAGTACCTTGGTCGGGGGGGATACCAAGAAGTTTCCAGGAAATGTATGGAAATCACCTATATCCTGGCTGAAGGTGTGGAAAAAGCAGGATTTGAACTTATAACCCACCCAGAACTTAACATAGTTGCTTTTCGTTCTTCCGAAATATCGGTTGAAGAAATCGCCCGTAAACTAGAAAATAAAGGATGGGCCGTTTCCTTAGCATCCTACCCCAAAGCAATAAGGATTATTGTAATGCCTCATTTAAAATTGGAACACATTGAGGCGTTTATTAATGATTTAAATCATATTTGA
- a CDS encoding fumarate hydratase: MNEIQTPIKSRTIKRLKIGDRLTISGTIFTGRDAALPRLVKLIEKNSSPVDLEGGVIMHTAVSAAGIGPTSSNKTEIENSIAPLSKAGVKMHIGKGGLSVKTIEELNKNGSVFVVTPPATALLTTTVVSSDLLAFPEEGMEAFHRLEVRNFPAIVAVAHRESIY, translated from the coding sequence ATTAACGAAATTCAAACCCCAATTAAATCTCGAACCATTAAAAGACTCAAAATTGGGGATAGACTTACAATTTCAGGTACCATATTTACAGGCCGTGATGCAGCACTCCCTCGTCTGGTAAAACTTATAGAAAAAAATTCAAGTCCTGTGGACTTGGAAGGTGGAGTTATAATGCACACTGCAGTTAGTGCTGCAGGTATAGGGCCAACCAGCAGTAACAAAACCGAAATAGAAAATAGTATTGCTCCGCTATCAAAAGCCGGTGTGAAGATGCATATTGGAAAAGGTGGATTATCTGTTAAAACTATAGAGGAACTGAATAAAAATGGGTCTGTTTTCGTGGTCACACCACCTGCAACAGCTCTCCTCACTACTACCGTGGTATCCTCAGATTTGCTTGCATTTCCTGAAGAGGGTATGGAAGCATTTCATCGCCTGGAAGTAAGGAATTTCCCTGCAATAGTGGCTGTGGCTCATAGGGAATCTATTTATTAA
- the upp gene encoding uracil phosphoribosyltransferase, protein MIKIIDHLLVQENLTKIRVEEIDRINFRGGIIEIGRWLAYELANTLEKENVTVQTPLGNANGVKIKDKNDMVVVNVLRAAIPLVEGILRVFKDAQYGVVGAWRKDEPPFPVEVGYFKLPPVDDKIVVVADPMLATGNTMNAILDRIHEKGNPKRLVVLNVIASKQGIESVKNTHPHVEIYTCAVDEKLNEDGYIVPGLGDAGDKAFGKPGP, encoded by the coding sequence ATGATTAAAATTATTGACCATTTACTGGTTCAAGAAAACCTTACCAAAATTAGGGTAGAAGAAATAGATAGAATTAATTTTAGGGGAGGAATAATTGAAATAGGCCGCTGGTTAGCCTATGAACTAGCAAACACGCTTGAAAAAGAGAATGTAACCGTTCAAACCCCCCTGGGTAATGCAAATGGTGTGAAAATAAAAGATAAAAATGACATGGTCGTGGTTAACGTCCTTAGAGCGGCCATCCCCCTTGTTGAGGGAATTTTAAGGGTTTTTAAGGATGCGCAATATGGTGTGGTTGGAGCTTGGAGAAAAGATGAACCACCCTTTCCAGTGGAGGTAGGTTATTTTAAACTTCCTCCAGTAGACGATAAGATAGTGGTAGTTGCAGACCCTATGTTGGCCACTGGAAATACTATGAATGCAATTTTAGACAGAATTCATGAGAAAGGAAATCCCAAGAGGCTAGTAGTGCTTAATGTAATAGCCTCTAAACAGGGCATTGAATCTGTGAAAAACACTCACCCCCATGTTGAGATATACACTTGTGCAGTGGATGAAAAACTCAATGAAGATGGTTACATCGTCCCAGGCTTGGGAGACGCGGGAGATAAAGCTTTTGGAAAACCAGGACCTTAA
- a CDS encoding tRNA (cytidine(56)-2'-O)-methyltransferase, with amino-acid sequence MEVKVLRLDHRRQRDARITTHVCLTARALGASGVFLSGDHDKKLIENVHDVVKRWGGEFQVEYQEKWENLLDDWKNRGGEIIHLTMYGEPVQDVITKIRASSQDKLVVVGGSRVPSKVYQEADWNVSVTTQPHSEVSSLAIFLHMFYEEKELDLEFEGGDMKVIPSQKGKNVQVKK; translated from the coding sequence ATGGAAGTAAAAGTTTTACGTCTGGATCATCGTCGGCAGCGTGACGCCCGCATAACCACCCATGTTTGCCTCACAGCACGTGCACTAGGTGCATCAGGAGTTTTTTTAAGTGGGGACCATGATAAAAAGCTCATAGAAAATGTTCATGATGTTGTTAAACGTTGGGGTGGTGAATTCCAAGTAGAATACCAGGAAAAATGGGAGAATCTCCTGGATGATTGGAAAAATAGAGGAGGAGAAATAATTCATCTAACAATGTATGGTGAACCTGTGCAAGATGTGATCACCAAAATCCGTGCATCTTCACAAGATAAACTGGTTGTAGTGGGGGGTTCCAGAGTTCCCAGCAAAGTATATCAAGAGGCAGATTGGAATGTTTCCGTGACCACACAACCCCACTCTGAAGTTTCATCCCTGGCAATATTCCTCCACATGTTTTATGAGGAAAAAGAGCTGGATTTAGAGTTTGAAGGTGGAGATATGAAAGTTATACCCTCACAAAAGGGGAAAAACGTGCAAGTCAAAAAATAA
- the cobS gene encoding adenosylcobinamide-GDP ribazoletransferase encodes MKRSPREELFSDDKKTENSPFSWQGFLGLVSFSTILPLNIHSTIQEMARFTFLWPLIGAFIGIIVGGFGWLLFNPIHLYPLLSAAMIYSLAISFTGFHHLDGLVDFGDGLMAHGSPERRIEIMRDKKIGTGGLAILLSVSLITFASIATIPLIYIFSTLFVSEIAAKMSLISCATFSKPLDNGTGQYFIENMNGKLLMISVAFTLTLGFFAFKYIGILGIMGGIIAGIIMVLITRRSFKYTTGDILGASNEVGRMLSILIMVIFILWGF; translated from the coding sequence ATGAAGCGTTCACCCCGGGAGGAATTATTTTCCGATGATAAAAAAACTGAAAATTCTCCTTTTAGTTGGCAAGGCTTTCTGGGTCTGGTATCCTTCTCCACTATACTGCCCCTAAATATACACAGCACCATCCAGGAAATGGCAAGGTTCACATTTTTGTGGCCATTAATTGGGGCTTTCATTGGAATTATTGTAGGGGGCTTTGGCTGGCTACTTTTCAATCCAATCCACCTATACCCATTGTTATCTGCTGCAATGATCTACAGTTTGGCCATATCATTCACTGGCTTCCATCACTTGGATGGGTTAGTTGACTTTGGTGATGGTTTAATGGCCCATGGAAGTCCAGAACGTAGAATAGAGATCATGAGAGATAAGAAAATTGGAACTGGTGGTCTGGCTATACTTTTAAGTGTTTCCCTGATAACATTTGCATCTATAGCAACTATTCCCCTAATTTACATCTTTTCCACCCTTTTCGTTTCTGAAATTGCTGCTAAAATGAGTTTGATAAGCTGTGCAACCTTTTCAAAACCATTAGATAATGGTACTGGGCAGTACTTTATAGAAAATATGAATGGGAAACTACTGATGATTTCGGTAGCTTTTACCCTCACTTTAGGATTTTTTGCCTTTAAATATATCGGTATTCTGGGAATAATGGGAGGAATAATAGCTGGGATCATCATGGTCTTAATAACCAGAAGAAGTTTCAAATATACAACCGGCGATATTTTAGGGGCTTCCAATGAAGTTGGACGAATGTTATCAATCTTAATTATGGTCATATTCATTCTGTGGGGTTTTTAA
- a CDS encoding phosphatidylglycerophosphatase A, with amino-acid sequence MEEKRISHSIYSLMSEVGVEVPQLVEAGLELLEGVEKTDKLEISLEKQIRKSLEDINVVVLIVAGIRVEDDLRNHRIQGVDVDDDPAYLYSDEVLGMAIANQIAGTKAIFNFKRYDEAKPGVIGTLGPMLDDVFAGLVAGCMSKLFEE; translated from the coding sequence ATGGAAGAAAAAAGAATATCTCATTCTATTTATAGTTTGATGTCAGAAGTGGGGGTTGAAGTACCACAACTAGTGGAAGCTGGTCTTGAACTTTTGGAAGGAGTTGAAAAAACAGATAAATTAGAAATATCTCTGGAAAAACAAATCAGAAAATCGTTGGAAGATATTAATGTAGTTGTATTGATTGTGGCTGGGATTCGCGTTGAAGATGATCTCAGAAATCATCGCATCCAAGGGGTTGATGTTGATGATGATCCTGCATATCTTTACTCAGATGAGGTTCTAGGTATGGCTATTGCCAACCAGATCGCTGGCACTAAGGCCATATTCAACTTTAAACGATATGATGAAGCAAAACCTGGAGTTATTGGAACTTTAGGCCCTATGTTAGACGATGTTTTCGCAGGATTAGTGGCTGGATGTATGTCCAAGCTTTTTGAGGAGTGA
- the larC gene encoding nickel pincer cofactor biosynthesis protein LarC, translated as MVVLIDPQQSGISGNMMVGALVNSGADFKIVKDIMGHYGSYFGDVKVEISLINKSGIKASFADVQCSDHNTLAYKDLVETLEGISHENVTPDILKFAKNVFKTLALAESHVHGVDLDKIHFHEVGAADAVADIMGSSYAFFELGFNSKKVYGLPPSLGGGRIKSKHGNISVPAPATLEILKNVPVMGGPVDHELTTPTGAALLVNMVDEFTNFYPMIINRTISYGAGKLDLEFPNVLRIVTGTSPMPADKISILETNLDDVTGEILGHTVDRLMEEGALDVTIIPTIAKKNRPAHLLRVITKSHMSDVLSEIIIRETGTLGVRTIPYVHRNIVKREVIPLNIDFHGHIKTVRVKVAQIGEEIINITAEYEDARKVSEEMGIPLKDVIRIINQKTNLK; from the coding sequence ATGGTTGTATTAATTGATCCTCAACAATCCGGAATATCTGGAAACATGATGGTAGGGGCTTTAGTTAATTCTGGTGCAGATTTTAAAATTGTTAAAGACATTATGGGGCATTATGGATCATATTTTGGAGATGTCAAGGTTGAGATAAGTCTTATAAACAAATCAGGAATTAAAGCAAGCTTTGCAGATGTCCAATGTTCGGACCACAACACCTTAGCTTACAAGGATTTAGTGGAAACTTTAGAGGGTATTAGTCATGAAAATGTCACACCTGATATTTTGAAATTTGCTAAAAATGTGTTCAAAACACTGGCACTGGCAGAATCACATGTGCATGGAGTTGACCTTGATAAAATTCATTTCCATGAGGTTGGTGCTGCTGATGCTGTAGCAGATATAATGGGATCTTCATATGCATTTTTTGAGCTGGGATTTAATTCAAAAAAAGTTTATGGACTCCCTCCTTCACTTGGCGGTGGAAGAATAAAAAGTAAACATGGTAATATAAGTGTACCTGCACCTGCCACTCTTGAAATACTTAAAAATGTTCCTGTTATGGGCGGTCCTGTAGACCATGAACTAACCACGCCTACTGGTGCAGCTTTGCTGGTGAATATGGTGGATGAATTCACAAATTTTTATCCAATGATAATTAACCGAACTATCTCTTATGGTGCTGGAAAACTCGATCTGGAATTTCCTAATGTTCTAAGGATAGTCACTGGCACTTCTCCAATGCCCGCCGATAAAATTTCTATCCTGGAGACTAACTTGGATGATGTTACTGGAGAAATATTGGGGCACACTGTAGACCGGTTAATGGAAGAAGGAGCTCTTGACGTTACAATAATTCCCACTATAGCTAAAAAAAACAGGCCAGCACATCTTTTACGTGTGATTACAAAATCGCACATGAGTGATGTTCTTTCAGAAATTATAATCCGGGAAACAGGAACTCTAGGAGTTAGAACCATACCTTATGTTCATAGAAACATAGTTAAAAGGGAAGTAATCCCGTTAAACATAGATTTTCATGGTCACATCAAGACAGTGAGGGTGAAAGTGGCTCAGATAGGTGAAGAAATAATAAACATAACTGCTGAATATGAAGATGCCAGAAAAGTGTCAGAAGAGATGGGTATTCCTTTAAAAGATGTAATAAGGATCATTAACCAAAAAACAAACTTGAAATAA
- the queC gene encoding 7-cyano-7-deazaguanine synthase QueC: MNNSNSKKAISVLSGGLDSTVATSLLADEYEIHAITFDYGQRSAKMEIKSSKAICQKLGLKHSVIELPWLALLGGSALTSQETVPELEMNQLDDKEICEETAQKVWVPGRNVVFTSIALSFAEAEGAKKIIVGWDLEEAATFPDNSKKFLDAFNKLLKVGSMDDVQIEAPLIQMNKKEIVKMGEKIGSPMNISYSCYMGENQHCGSCESCMRRKRAFEFAGVQDQTHYDK, from the coding sequence ATGAACAATTCAAACTCTAAAAAGGCAATATCAGTTCTTTCAGGAGGATTGGACTCCACTGTTGCCACTTCCCTCCTGGCTGATGAATATGAAATTCATGCAATTACCTTTGATTATGGTCAAAGGAGTGCCAAGATGGAAATTAAATCTTCAAAGGCCATATGTCAGAAATTAGGTCTCAAGCACTCTGTAATTGAACTTCCATGGCTTGCCTTGCTGGGAGGGTCTGCATTAACCAGTCAAGAAACTGTTCCAGAATTGGAAATGAACCAGTTAGATGATAAAGAAATTTGCGAAGAAACTGCCCAGAAAGTATGGGTCCCTGGTAGGAATGTGGTATTCACATCCATTGCATTATCATTTGCAGAGGCAGAAGGGGCAAAGAAGATAATCGTGGGATGGGACCTTGAAGAAGCAGCCACCTTCCCGGATAATTCTAAAAAATTTTTAGATGCTTTTAATAAGCTTTTAAAAGTTGGTTCAATGGATGATGTTCAAATTGAAGCTCCACTGATTCAGATGAATAAAAAAGAAATTGTAAAAATGGGTGAAAAGATAGGTTCGCCAATGAATATTAGTTATTCATGTTATATGGGTGAAAACCAGCATTGCGGGAGTTGTGAATCTTGCATGAGACGAAAAAGGGCCTTCGAATTTGCTGGTGTGCAAGATCAAACCCATTATGATAAGTGA
- the oadA gene encoding sodium-extruding oxaloacetate decarboxylase subunit alpha, producing MTKIKLIETAFRDAHQSLLATRMRTRDMLPIAEKMDKVGYFSIECWGGATFDTCIRYLNEDPWQRLRDIKELVKKTPLQMLLRGQNLVGYKHYPDDVVREFVEKAYTNGVDVFRIFDALNDVRNMETSIKVAKEQDAHVQATLSYTTSPYHTIDTFVDVAKELEAKECDSLAIKDMAGLISPHDTYEIVETLKDETDLLINLHCHCTSGMTPMSYYAACQAGVDILDTAISPLAWGASQPPTESVVAALRRTPYDTGYDLKLLTEIKKYFEEIREKYSSILDPITERVDTDVLLYQIPGGMLSNFVSQLKQQNALDRYEDVLEEVPRVRKDLGYPPLVTPTSQIVGIQAVMNVLGGERYKNPSKEVKEYVKGFYGRSPAPIDPEIARKIIGDEEPITCRPADLLEPELEKYRKEGEAQGIIKKEEDVLTFTLYPAVAPKFLKGEAVEETLTPPKSDSPSEKPASLPTEYQVDVDGESFQVKVVPTGFMEIEAKNDVEKSVSVEGGVNSTMQGMILKLKVNEGDKVKEGDVVAVLEAMKMENDVHAPESGVVQKIFVEEGDTVGTGETLMVIK from the coding sequence ATGACGAAGATAAAGCTAATTGAAACCGCTTTTAGAGATGCACATCAGTCGCTCCTGGCCACGCGTATGAGAACCCGGGATATGCTACCCATTGCTGAAAAAATGGATAAAGTAGGATACTTCTCAATAGAATGTTGGGGAGGTGCCACCTTTGATACTTGCATCCGTTATCTGAATGAAGATCCTTGGCAAAGATTAAGGGATATTAAAGAGTTGGTGAAGAAAACCCCCCTCCAGATGCTACTCCGGGGACAGAACTTAGTGGGATACAAACATTACCCTGATGATGTGGTGCGAGAATTCGTGGAAAAAGCTTACACCAATGGCGTGGACGTTTTCAGAATTTTTGATGCTTTAAACGACGTGCGAAATATGGAAACATCCATTAAAGTAGCTAAGGAACAGGATGCTCATGTTCAAGCAACTTTAAGTTACACCACTAGCCCTTACCACACTATTGATACATTTGTGGATGTGGCCAAGGAACTTGAAGCCAAAGAATGTGATTCATTGGCTATAAAGGATATGGCAGGACTCATATCACCACATGATACATATGAAATAGTTGAAACTTTAAAAGACGAAACCGACCTTTTAATAAATTTACACTGCCACTGCACTAGTGGTATGACTCCCATGAGTTATTATGCTGCCTGTCAAGCTGGTGTTGACATTTTAGATACTGCTATATCTCCTTTAGCTTGGGGAGCATCACAACCACCTACTGAAAGTGTAGTAGCAGCCCTTAGAAGAACCCCATATGACACCGGATATGATTTAAAACTCCTGACCGAGATTAAAAAGTATTTTGAAGAAATAAGAGAAAAATATAGTAGTATTCTTGACCCAATTACCGAAAGAGTTGACACAGATGTTCTTCTCTATCAGATACCCGGAGGAATGCTCTCTAACTTTGTTTCTCAACTAAAACAACAGAATGCACTAGACCGTTATGAGGACGTTCTAGAAGAAGTTCCACGGGTAAGAAAAGACTTGGGTTACCCACCACTGGTTACCCCAACCAGCCAAATCGTCGGAATACAAGCAGTTATGAATGTTTTAGGTGGAGAAAGATATAAAAATCCATCTAAAGAAGTTAAAGAGTACGTAAAAGGTTTTTATGGAAGGTCACCAGCACCTATTGATCCAGAAATTGCCCGTAAAATAATTGGTGATGAAGAACCCATAACTTGCCGTCCTGCAGACCTTTTGGAGCCTGAACTGGAAAAATATCGTAAAGAAGGGGAGGCACAGGGCATTATCAAAAAGGAAGAAGATGTTTTAACCTTTACTCTGTATCCTGCTGTTGCCCCAAAATTCTTAAAAGGTGAAGCAGTAGAAGAAACATTAACCCCACCTAAAAGTGATTCTCCTAGTGAAAAACCTGCTTCGTTACCAACTGAATATCAAGTAGATGTGGATGGTGAAAGCTTCCAAGTTAAAGTTGTACCCACGGGTTTCATGGAAATTGAAGCTAAAAATGATGTTGAAAAGTCAGTGTCAGTGGAAGGAGGAGTTAATTCAACCATGCAGGGAATGATACTAAAGTTAAAGGTAAATGAGGGGGACAAGGTTAAGGAAGGAGATGTGGTGGCTGTTTTAGAAGCCATGAAAATGGAGAATGATGTCCATGCCCCAGAATCCGGAGTGGTACAAAAAATCTTTGTGGAAGAAGGAGATACTGTAGGTACTGGAGAAACCCTGATGGTCATCAAATAA